Within the Ensifer canadensis genome, the region CCCTTCATCGACAGGACGATATCTCGCCCGAGCCGGAACGGGCCGCGGGCGTGGTAGGCGAAGCGGTTGAAAGCGGCGCGGCGGCGCACTTGGGCGATGCGTGGCCGGCGTGTGGCCTCGAAGGCCCTCAGCGCTTCGCTGATGTCGTTTGCGCTGCTGAGGCAGGCTGCAAGTGCGTCTGCATCTTCGATCGCCATGGCAGCGCCTTGCGCCGCAAACGGCGTCATCGCATGGGCAGCGTCCCCGATCAGAACGATCTTTCGCCCATCCTGCCAAGCGCCGTCAGTCACTGTGCAAAGTGGCCAATAGGTCGGCGCGTCGGCGTTTTTCAGCAATGTTTGCAGGCCGTTGTTCCAGGTTGAGAAGGCGTCAAGGTAGTCGCGACGCCTGACTTCGGAATCCTTGCCGACCCAGACGCCGTCGGTTTCCTTGCCTTCGATGATCGCAACCAGGTTGAAGCCGCCAATTTCTCGCAGGGGATAGGCGACAAGATGCGCCCGTGCGCCAAGAAAGGCGGTAACGCGATCCGGCTGCAGAAGGTTGTCGGCGGCAGCGCGCGTGACCGTCAAGCGCCAGGCGACATTGCCCGAAAACTGGACGGTGCCAGCACCCGCAATCGCATTGCGCAGGCGCGACCAGATGCCATCGGCACCGATGATCAGCGCCGGCGTCCGCCCGGTAGTGGAGGCAATCGCCTGTTCGGCATCGCCTTCGATGCGGTGTCCCAGGTGGAGACGGCAGCGCGGCTCGGCCGTCACGGCGGCAATCAGGATTCGTTGAAGGCTTGCCCGGTGTAACACGCCGTAGGGCGCGCTCCAGCGGTCACGGGCAAAACGCCCCGAGGGAACGCGTGCAAGCGCGCGAAGCGACTTTCCATCGACGAGCGTGATCGCATCCGGCTCGGTCCAGACGGATTCGAGCGCGTCGAGCAAGCCGAGTTCGCTGAGGATGCGCGATGCATTCGGGGAAAGCTGAAGCCCGGCGCCGACTTCGGTCAGAACGGCCGCCTGTTCGATAATGTCGACGTCGAAGCCGCGATGCGCGAGGCACAGGGCCGCCGTGAGCCCGCCGATGCCGGCACCGACGATCGCGACCGCGGTTGACATCCGCGCGGGTATCAGGTCGCCTGGAAGGTGAAGAGACAGCCCGGCGGGTTGGTTTCGGTCGCCTTCAGCTTCGGATTGTAGCGATAGAGCGTCGAGCAGTAGGAGCAGACCTTTTCATTGTCGTCGCCCATGTCGATGAAGATGTGCGGGTGGTCGTAGGGAACGGACGCGCCGGTGCACATGAATTCCTTGACGCCGATCTCGATTGCCTGATGTCCGCCGTCATTCTGGAAATGGGGGATGCTGTGGCCGGCCATGTCATGCTCCGATGTATGCAAGTCTTTGAGGGTCGAATTTGCCGGCACCATAGTGAGCTTTGTTGCAAAAGTGTAGCGGCAAACACGCCGCACCTGTGGTTTTTGCCGGGCCGGGGTTCCCCTCTACGGGACGACAAATTAGGTTGCGCCAAACCGATGCCGCCTCAAGGACCAGAATGATGGATCTCAATCCGCCGCCATTTTCGCACTTCACGCATGAAGGGCTGGATATCGCCTTCTTCGACGAGGGCGATCCTTCCGGTGCGCCGATCCTGCTCGTTCACGGCTTTGCTTCGAGCGCCAACGTCAACTGGGTTTTTCCCGGCTGGCTGAAGACGCTTGGCGATGCCGGTTACCGGGTAATCGCGTTCGACAACCGTGGCCATGGCAAAAGTAGCAAGCCATACGATCCAGCCCTCTACCATCCCCAGCAGATGGCCGGCGATGCGGTCGCACTGCTCGGGCATCTCGGCATCGCAGAGGCGCATGTGATGGGCTATTCGATGGGCGCGCGCATCTCCGCATTCCTGGCGCTTGCCCATCCCGACCGCGTGCGCTCTCTGGTGTTCGGTGGCCTCGGTATGGGCATGGTCACCGGGGTCGGCGATTGGGACCCGATCGCCGACGCGCTGGTTGCGCCGTCGCTCGATGTGGTGACGCATGCACGCGGCCGCATGTTCCGCGCGTTTGCCGACCAGACCAAGAGCGATCGTCAGGCACTGGCCGCCTGCATATCGACGTCGCGTGACCTTCTGACCGCCGAGGATATGGGCCGCATCGACGCTCCGACCTTGATCGGCGTCGGCACAACGGACGATATCGCCGGCTCGCCGCAGGAACTTGCAGACCTGATGCCGAATGCCTGTGCGCTTGATATTCCGGGCAGGGACCATATGCTTGCGGTCGGTGATCGGGTGTTCAAGAAGGCGGTACTCGAATTTCTCGAAGAGGTGGGGCGAGCTTAGGTGTGTCTACGACCTCTGGTCGAACTGTGGCCCGGCCATTTATGTCCTGCCGGATTTCCCCTATATTGAAGGCATCGACCGATTAAGAAGGAGTGCGACGATGGTCGCGACGACCGAACTTCGTCAGACGGAATCCCTCAAGTTGATGGACCCGATCTGGAGCAGCCTGCGCGAGGAGGCCCGTCTTGCCGCCGAGCAGGATCCGATGCTGGCAGCGTTCCTCTATTCGACGGTCGTCAACCAGCATTCGCTGGAAGAAAGCGTCATCTACCGTATCTGCGAGCGCCTCGATCATCCCGATCTGCAGGCGAACCTGCTGCGGCAGACATTTGCCGAAATGCTGGAGGATTGGCCGGAATGGGGCGCGATCCTGCGCGTCGACATCCAGGCCGTCTACGATCGAGACCCGGCCTGCACCCGCTTCCTTGAGCCCGTGCTTTACTTCAAAGGCTTTCACGCGATCCAGACGCACCGTCTCGCCCATTGGCTCCTGAAGCGCGGGCGCCGGGATTTCGCGTTCTATCTGCAGAGCAGGGCATCCAGCGTCTACCAGACCGACATCAATCCGGCTGCCCGGATCGGCCGCGGTATCTTCCTCGATCACGCCACCGGGCTGGTGGTCGGCGAAACCGCTGTCATCGGCGACAACGTTTCAATCCTGCATGGGGTCACGCTTGGCGGCACCGGCAAGGAAGGCAGCGACCGTCATCCGAAGATCGCCGACGGCGTGCTGATCGGTGCAGGCGCCAAGATCCTCGGCAATATCCACATCGGCCACTGCTCGCGCATTGCTGCCGGCTCGGTCGTCCTCAAACCGGTGCCGCCGAAAACGACGGTTGCGGGCGTTCCCGCCAAGGTCGTCGGCGAAGCCGGGTGTTCCGAACCGTCGCGCCAGATGGACCAGATCCTGAGCAGCTTCGAAATTTGAACCATCGGGAACCGGTGCGTAGCTGCTTTCGAGGGGTTTACACCCGCCAATGCAGCGTGCGAGAAGCGCCGCACATCAAAAACGGCTACGGAGAAGACATTTGAAGCCCGAAGAAATCCGCAAGCTTGAAGCCTACCTCAAGCGCACGTTCAACCAGTCGATGGTCGTCAAGGCTCGCCCGAAGAAGGACGAGTCGGCTGAAGTCTATCTCGGTGACGAATTCCTCGGCGTCGTCTTCCGCGACGAAGAAGATGGCGAACTGTCCTACAACTTCTCCATGGCGATCCTTGACATCGACCTCTAAGTCGCTGATCGATGGTTTCAGGAAATGACCCGGTGGCGAGCGATCGCGCCGGGTTTTTCAATGCTTCATGTTTTTTCAGGGCGTAAAGTCGAAGAATTTTGAACGTCGGCTGCGTTTTTTCATCAAGCTGTTGCAAGTATTGTGTTTTATTGCACTGCACGCTGGACTTGACTTTTTGTGCAGTGCACATAAACTAAAGCCTTCAGATCAGGCCGTCACTAAGGAGACACCCGATGTTCAACTTCGATGATGCAAACAAGAAAAGCAAAGAAGCCATTGACGTGGCTGTGAAAAGCTATTCCGCCTGGACCAAGGGCCTTCAGGCCATTGCGACCGAGGCTGCCGATTTTTCCAAGAAGTCCTTCGAAGACAGCGTTGCCCATGTGGAGAAGCTCTCCAGCGTCAAGAGCGTCGAGACGGCCTTCGAACTGCAGACCAATTTCCTGAAGTCGAGCTATGAAGGCTTCTTTGCCGAGGCAACCAAGATCGGCGAGATGTATGCCGACCTCGCCAAGGACGCCTACAAGCCGTACGAAGCGCCGGTTGCCAAGGCAACCGCAGCGGTCAAGGCTGCTGCTGCCGCGTAACGCAACGGATCATTGCCGTCATTTGGAAGGCCGGTCGCCGATACAGCGACCGGCCTTTTTGCTGTTTCGCGCACTTCGCGGTGGATCGAAGAAAGTTGATCAATCTTCTGCCTCTCCGTGCGATTATGATTGCAGTGCGTTGGTTCGGTCTTAAAATCTAGAAACGAACCATTAGATAAAGGGCAAGCACGCTGCGGCCACATCAGATGGATCCGCGGCTTGTACTAAGGAAAAGACACGAATGATCGCCATGCCGGTCCGGATGCAGCAAGGAAGCGACGACGAAGGAGGCGGAAGCAATCGCAGCACCTCCGTCATCACGCGCACCAAGCCGAAGACCAAGAAGCCGAGTTTGTATCGCGTTCTGCTTTTGAATGACGATTACACGCCAATGGAGTTTGTCATCCACATTCTGGAACGTTTTTTTCAGAAGAACCCGGAAGAGGCGACTCGCATTATGCTCCACGTCCACAATCACGGTGTGGGGGAGTGCGGCGTCTTTACGTACGAAGTCGCCGAAACGAAGGTGACGCAGGTGATGGATTTCGCCCGCCAGCATCAGCATCCGTTGCAATGCGTCATGGAAAAGAAATGAGGAACTAACGTGCCAACATTTTCGCCCAGCCTCGAAAAGGCGCTGCACCAGGCACTGACTTTTGCCAACGAGCGCCACCACGAATATGCGACGCTTGAGCATCTGCTTCTGGCATTGATCGACGATGCCGACGCAGCGGCCGTGATGGGCGCGTGCAACGTCAATCTCGAGACGCTGCGCAAGACCGTGACAGATTATGTCGACAACGAATTGTCGAACCTGATCACCGGCTATGACGAGGATTCGAAGCCGACCGCCGGTTTCCAGCGCGTCATCCAGCGCGCCGTCATTCATGTCCAATCGTCCGGACGCGAGGAAGTGACGGGGGCGAACGTTCTCGTTGCCATCTTCGCCGAGCGCGAGAGCCATGCCGCCTATTTCCTGCAGGAGCAGGAGATGACGCGCTACGACGCGGTCAACTTCATCTCGCACGGTATCGGCAAACGGCCGGGAAGCTCCGAGGCACGTCCGGTGCGCGGAGCTGAGGAACACGAATCCGAGCAGAAGCCTGCACGCGAAAACGAAGAGGCAAGCGCCAAAAAGCAGCAGGATGCCCTGACGGCCTATTGCGTCAATCTCAACGAAAAGGCGAAGTCCGGCAAGATCGATCCTCTGATCGGCCGCCACGCCGAGGTCAACCGCACGATCCAGGTTCTCTGCCGCCGTTCGAAGAACAACCCGCTCTATGTCGGCGACCCCGGCGTCGGCAAGACGGCGATCGCCGAGGGCCTTGCCAAGCGCATCATCGAAAAGAAGGTGCCGGAGGCGCTCCAGGACGCGACGATCTTTTCGCTCGACATGGGCACGCTGCTGGCCGGAACGCGCTATCGCGGCGATTTCGAAGAGCGCCTGAAGCAGGTCGTCAAGGAACTCGAGGACTACCCGGGTGCGGTGCTGTTCATCGATGAAATCCATACGGTCATCGGTGCCGGCGCCACCTCAGGCGGCGCTATGGATGCGTCGAACCTGTTGAAGCCTGCGCTTTCGTCGGGCGCGATCCGCTGCATCGGGTCGACCACCTACAAGGAATACCGGCAGTTCTTCGAAAAGGACCGCGCGCTGGTGCGCCGCTTCCAGAAGATCGACGTCAACGAGCCGACGATCGCCGATACCATCGAGATCATGAAAGGCCTGAAGCCCTACTTCGAGGATTATCATCATCTGAAATACTCGAACGAGGCGATCAAGGCGGCGGTCGAGCTTTCGGCCCGCTACATCAACGACCGCAAGCTGCCGGACAAGGCGATCGACGTGATCGACGAATCCGGTGCAGCCCAGATGTTGCTGCCGGTCAGCAAGCGCCGCAAGCTGATCACCGAGCGGGAGATCGAAGCCACCGTCGCGACAATGGCCCGCATTCCGCCGAAGACCGTCTCCAAGGACGACGAGGCGGTGCTGGCCAACCTCGAGAAGGAACTGCGTTCCGTCGTCTACGGCCAGGATCTGGCGATCGAGGCGCTTGCCTCGTCGATCAAGCTCGCCCGCGCGGGCCTGCGTGAACCGAACAAGCCGATCGGCTGCTACGTCTTCTCCGGTCCGACCGGCGTCGGCAAGACCGAAGTCGCCAAGCAGCTTGCGACGTCGCTCGGCGTCGAGCTCCTACGTTTCGATATGTCGGAATACATGGAGCGGCACACCGTATCGCGTCTGCTCGGTGCACCTCCCGGCTATGTCGGCTTCGACCAGGGCGGCCTTCTGACCGATGGCGTCGACCAGCATCCGCATTGCGTGCTGCTGCTTGACGAAATCGAGAAGGCGCATCCAGACCTGTTCAACATCCTGCTGCAGGTCATGGACCATGGCTCGCTCACGGATCACAACGGCAAGAAGATCGACTTCCGTAACGTCATCCTGATCATGACGACCAATGCGGGCGCTTCGGAAATGGCACGGGCCGCTATCGGCTTCGGGTCGTCCAAGCGCACCGGCGAGGACGAAGAAGCGTTGAACCGCCTGTTCACGCCCGAGTTCCGCAACCGTCTCGATGCGGTCATCCC harbors:
- a CDS encoding FAD-dependent monooxygenase, which translates into the protein MSTAVAIVGAGIGGLTAALCLAHRGFDVDIIEQAAVLTEVGAGLQLSPNASRILSELGLLDALESVWTEPDAITLVDGKSLRALARVPSGRFARDRWSAPYGVLHRASLQRILIAAVTAEPRCRLHLGHRIEGDAEQAIASTTGRTPALIIGADGIWSRLRNAIAGAGTVQFSGNVAWRLTVTRAAADNLLQPDRVTAFLGARAHLVAYPLREIGGFNLVAIIEGKETDGVWVGKDSEVRRRDYLDAFSTWNNGLQTLLKNADAPTYWPLCTVTDGAWQDGRKIVLIGDAAHAMTPFAAQGAAMAIEDADALAACLSSANDISEALRAFEATRRPRIAQVRRRAAFNRFAYHARGPFRLGRDIVLSMKGPEALAADFDWLYGYGAPER
- a CDS encoding zinc-finger domain-containing protein, which produces MAGHSIPHFQNDGGHQAIEIGVKEFMCTGASVPYDHPHIFIDMGDDNEKVCSYCSTLYRYNPKLKATETNPPGCLFTFQAT
- a CDS encoding alpha/beta fold hydrolase; this encodes MDLNPPPFSHFTHEGLDIAFFDEGDPSGAPILLVHGFASSANVNWVFPGWLKTLGDAGYRVIAFDNRGHGKSSKPYDPALYHPQQMAGDAVALLGHLGIAEAHVMGYSMGARISAFLALAHPDRVRSLVFGGLGMGMVTGVGDWDPIADALVAPSLDVVTHARGRMFRAFADQTKSDRQALAACISTSRDLLTAEDMGRIDAPTLIGVGTTDDIAGSPQELADLMPNACALDIPGRDHMLAVGDRVFKKAVLEFLEEVGRA
- the cysE gene encoding serine O-acetyltransferase codes for the protein MVATTELRQTESLKLMDPIWSSLREEARLAAEQDPMLAAFLYSTVVNQHSLEESVIYRICERLDHPDLQANLLRQTFAEMLEDWPEWGAILRVDIQAVYDRDPACTRFLEPVLYFKGFHAIQTHRLAHWLLKRGRRDFAFYLQSRASSVYQTDINPAARIGRGIFLDHATGLVVGETAVIGDNVSILHGVTLGGTGKEGSDRHPKIADGVLIGAGAKILGNIHIGHCSRIAAGSVVLKPVPPKTTVAGVPAKVVGEAGCSEPSRQMDQILSSFEI
- a CDS encoding DUF3126 family protein, which codes for MKPEEIRKLEAYLKRTFNQSMVVKARPKKDESAEVYLGDEFLGVVFRDEEDGELSYNFSMAILDIDL
- a CDS encoding phasin family protein yields the protein MFNFDDANKKSKEAIDVAVKSYSAWTKGLQAIATEAADFSKKSFEDSVAHVEKLSSVKSVETAFELQTNFLKSSYEGFFAEATKIGEMYADLAKDAYKPYEAPVAKATAAVKAAAAA
- the clpS gene encoding ATP-dependent Clp protease adapter ClpS, whose protein sequence is MIAMPVRMQQGSDDEGGGSNRSTSVITRTKPKTKKPSLYRVLLLNDDYTPMEFVIHILERFFQKNPEEATRIMLHVHNHGVGECGVFTYEVAETKVTQVMDFARQHQHPLQCVMEKK
- the clpA gene encoding ATP-dependent Clp protease ATP-binding subunit ClpA; translated protein: MPTFSPSLEKALHQALTFANERHHEYATLEHLLLALIDDADAAAVMGACNVNLETLRKTVTDYVDNELSNLITGYDEDSKPTAGFQRVIQRAVIHVQSSGREEVTGANVLVAIFAERESHAAYFLQEQEMTRYDAVNFISHGIGKRPGSSEARPVRGAEEHESEQKPARENEEASAKKQQDALTAYCVNLNEKAKSGKIDPLIGRHAEVNRTIQVLCRRSKNNPLYVGDPGVGKTAIAEGLAKRIIEKKVPEALQDATIFSLDMGTLLAGTRYRGDFEERLKQVVKELEDYPGAVLFIDEIHTVIGAGATSGGAMDASNLLKPALSSGAIRCIGSTTYKEYRQFFEKDRALVRRFQKIDVNEPTIADTIEIMKGLKPYFEDYHHLKYSNEAIKAAVELSARYINDRKLPDKAIDVIDESGAAQMLLPVSKRRKLITEREIEATVATMARIPPKTVSKDDEAVLANLEKELRSVVYGQDLAIEALASSIKLARAGLREPNKPIGCYVFSGPTGVGKTEVAKQLATSLGVELLRFDMSEYMERHTVSRLLGAPPGYVGFDQGGLLTDGVDQHPHCVLLLDEIEKAHPDLFNILLQVMDHGSLTDHNGKKIDFRNVILIMTTNAGASEMARAAIGFGSSKRTGEDEEALNRLFTPEFRNRLDAVIPFASLPTPVIHQVVQKFVMQLETQLAERNVTFDLAPDAIAWLAEKGYDEKMGARPLARVIQEHIKKPLADEILFGKLKKGGVLRVTIGTKADGTKGLLLDAVPETAPIRPKAEVTRPAMKSAKPKKAEEKEAVGAEPAPKAKPKKVATKSSSDDDGKAAGEASPRKGKTVPKVPRKK